The Phaeodactylum tricornutum CCAP 1055/1 PHATR_bd_15x14 genomic scaffold, whole genome shotgun sequence genome has a window encoding:
- a CDS encoding predicted protein, with protein sequence IEFLLPSWRWLKAYDWKESIVSDVVAGLTVGVMVVPQSMSYAKLAGLPVEYGLYSALVPVYAYAFFGSSRQLAVGPVALVSLLLQTGLSLALENDNHFPEDPGYQERYNRLAIQTSFLVGVCYIVMGLLRLGFVTIFLSHAVISGFTTGAAVIIGMSQVKYILGYEIESSKSFHKLLQELVENINKFNYKTFLMGAFSILALVLMKHVGKQFPKLKGVRAMGPLSVTAVTIIITLAFDLDKKGIPVVGTIPKGLPKFTAGDWTPVDQVGNLFLVVLSIVVVGFMESIAIAKQLASKHKYEIDSSQELIGLGMANFLGGMFQAYPVTGSFSRSAVNNEGGAKSGVSGMVTATLVGFVLLLLTVVFEKLPLSVLAAIVISGVLGLLDYEEAMFLWKVHKFDFAVWLTACIGTMFLGVEIGLAIAVGVSLLIVVYESAYPHTTILGRLPGTTNYRSAKQYSNVEVYDGIVMIRIDAPLYFANAQNVRDKIRKYRLMAEERAAANNSSVRFFILDLSPVSHVDTSALHILADMNANYNSRGQIICICNPGIVVMDRLIHSGLVERIGRQNFFPSVHDALNDCLRKMDK encoded by the coding sequence ATCGAGTTTTTGCTACCTTCCTGGCGCTGGCTCAAAGCCTACGACTGGAAGGAATCAATAGTCTCTGACGTTGTTGCCGGTCTCACCGTTGGTGTCATGGTAGTTCCGCAGAGCATGTCGTACGCCAAGCTAGCGGGTCTACCGGTCGAATACGGTCTCTATTCAGCCTTGGTGCCCGTCTACGCCTACGCCTTCTTTGGGTCATCTCGACAGCTTGCCGTTGGTCCAGTGGCGTTGGTCTCGCTCTTGCTGCAGACGGGACTCTCGTTAGCGCTCGAAAACGATAATCATTTTCCCGAAGACCCAGGCTACCAAGAGCGCTACAACAGACTCGCTATTCAGACGTCCTTTCTTGTTGGCGTTTGCTACATTGTTATGGGTCTGCTGCGACTGGGCTTTGTTACCATCTTTTTGTCACACGCCGTAATTTCCGGCTTCACGACGGGTGCCGCTGTCATTATCGGAATGAGCCAGGTCAAATACATTCTGGGCTACGAAATCGAGTCTTCCAAGTCTTTTCACAAGTTGCTCCAGGAACTTGTCGAGAATATCAATAAGTTCAACTACAAAACCTTTCTCATGGGCGCATTCAGTATTCTTGCCCTTGTCCTTATGAAACATGTTGGTAAACAATTTCCCAAACTGAAGGGGGTCCGTGCGATGGGACCATTGTCGGTCACAGCAGTGACTATCATCATCACCCTGGCGTTTGATCTAGACAAAAAAGGAATTCCAGTTGTGGGTACAATTCCCAAAGGTCTGCCAAAGTTCACTGCCGGGGACTGGACGCCCGTAGACCAAGTGGGCAATCTATTTCTAGTTGTTCTTtcgattgttgttgttgggttCATGGAGTCTATCGCGATTGCCAAGCAATTGGCTTCCAAGCACAAATACGAGATTGATTCCTCTCAAGAACTAATTGGTCTTGGAATGGCAAACTTTCTTGGTGGAATGTTCCAAGCCTATCCCGTGACGGGATCATTCAGTCGGTCGGCTGTCAACAACGAGGGCGGCGCAAAAAGTGGAGTTAGTGGGATGGTCACGGCAACTCTTGTCGGCTTTGTATTGCTGCTGTTGACTGTTGTCTTCGAAAAGCTTCCTCTTTCGGTCTTGGCTGCAATCGTGATCTCTGGGGTTCTCGGACTGCTAGACTACGAGGAGGCTATGTTTCTTTGGAAAGTTCACAAATTCGATTTCGCTGTTTGGTTGACTGCTTGTATAGGTACAATGTTTTTGGGAGTCGAAATTGGTCTGGCAATAGCAGTCGGGGTCTCGCTATTGATTGTTGTTTACGAATCGGCATATCCGCACACAACTATATTGGGGCGTTTGCCGGGAACAACAAACTATCGGAGTGCCAAACAGTATAGCAATGTGGAAGTATATGATGGAATTGTAATGATTCGTATTGATGCACCTCTGTACTTTGCCAATGCCCAAAATGTCCGAGACAAGATTCGGAAATATCGACTGATGGCCGAAGAACGGGCTGCCGCAAACAACTCAAGTGTACGCTTTTTCATTCTTGACTTGAGCCCAGTATCCCATGTTGACACAAGTGCTCTTCACATTCTAGCTGATATGAATGCCAATTACAATTCACGTGGGCAAATAATTTGTATCTGCAATCCAGGCATTGTCGTCATGGACCGCCTTATTCACAGTGGTCTGGTGGAAAGAATAGGACGTCAAAATTTTTTCCCGTCCGTGCATGACGCTCTCAATGATTGTTTGCGCAAAATGGACAAA